GGCTTGTTCGGGTCGAAGAAGCCGCAGCCGCTGAAGATGCGGCCGTACCAGCCATCCATGCTGTAGCCGGGGATCGTGAGCGCACCCTCGTTGAGCGACTTGCTGTCGTCGTAGAGCTGGGTCAGGTCCATGTCGTTGACCGAGCCCATGCCCTCGCATCGCGGGCACATGCCGCCGTTGACCGTGAACGTGCGCTTCTCGGTCGTCTTGCCGCCGGCCTTCTCGATCGAGATCTGCCCCGCCCCGGTGACCGACGGGACGTTGAAGGAGAAGGCGTTGGGCGGGCCGATGTACGGTTTGCCGAGGCGGCTGAACAGCACTCGCAGCATCGCGTTGGCGTCGGTCGCCGTGCCGACCGTCGAGCGAGAGTTGGCGCCCATTCGCTCCTGGTCGACGATGATTGCGGTCGTCAGCCCTTCCAGGACGTCGACCTCGGGCCGGCCCAGCGTCGGCATGAAGCCCTGCACGAACGCGCTGTAGGTCTCGTTGATCATCCGCTGCGACTCGGCCGCGATGGTGCCGAACACCAGCGACGACTTGCCCGAGCCCGAGACGCCGGTGAACACGGTCAGCCGCCGCTTGGGGATCTCGACGCTGACGTCCTTCAGGTTGTTCTCCCGCGCCCCTAGGACGCGGATCAAATCGTGGTTGTCTGCGGGGTGTTGGTTTGAGCTCATGAAATCCTCGCGAGCAGCTCGGTGGGCGTCATTGGTCCATTATCTCCAGCAGTTTATCGGGGGCGATCGGCGTGCTCCGGCCAGAAGTCACGGCGCCCCAAGCGCTGGCCGTTCACCAGGCATTTTACCCGCTTGCCAATGAGTCGTAGCGCCTGGGCACGTCTTCCGGCACGGACATCAGCTGTCACAAAGGTTCAGGCGCTAGGCCACAAGCTGCTCCGATGGGCCGAACTCTCCGGAAACGAACGCCAGAGGCTAGGTTGACAGATCAATAACCAGCGAGTTATGAATTACGTATGCCTGCTGCACCCGATGAACTCTTCCGAACCCTCGCTGATCCAACTCGGCGGGCGATCTTTGAACGCCTGGTCAGTGGTGGCGAACAGACGGTACGGGCCCTGACGGATTTCGCTGGGGTTTCGCAACCAGCGGTGTCCAAGCACCTCGCCCTGCTCAAGGTTGCAGGCCTTGTTCGCGATCGCCCCGCCGGGCGGTTGGTTCACTACAGCGCAGACCCGCAGGGGCTGGCTCCCTTGGTCGATTGGATGAGCCAGTACGGCGCCTTCTGGCAGAGCCGCTTCGACCGTCTAGAAGCACTTCTCGAAAGGATGGATCCTTGACACACGCAACCGATGCGACCCGCACCCTGGTGATCGAGCGGGTGATGCCGCACCCGCCGCAGAAGGTCTGGCGGGCCCTGACCGAGGTGCCGT
This genomic window from bacterium contains:
- a CDS encoding helix-turn-helix transcriptional regulator, yielding MPAAPDELFRTLADPTRRAIFERLVSGGEQTVRALTDFAGVSQPAVSKHLALLKVAGLVRDRPAGRLVHYSADPQGLAPLVDWMSQYGAFWQSRFDRLEALLERMDP